The following coding sequences lie in one Deltaproteobacteria bacterium genomic window:
- a CDS encoding ABC transporter permease, protein MWAYIVRRLLATIPVAGVVVVFVFLLLHLAPGDPAAVIAGNYAMPKDIERIRQKLGLNEPMHVQFGKWIWRVAHGDLGDSIFSEMPVTKLIGQRMEPTLSLAVASMLVAVLLAVPMGILAAWKAGTWIDYVVMIFAVLGFSIPVFVIAYILIFGFSIHIPIFPVQGFVSIREGLLPFLRSITLPSLALGLIYAALIARITRASLLEVLAEDYIRTAHAKGLSAGVVMLRHALKNASVPIVTIIGVGIALLIGGVVVTESVFNISGLGRLVVDSVLARDYPVIQGITLMFSGIYLLVNLIVDISYTFLDPRIQY, encoded by the coding sequence GTGATCCGGCGGCGGTGATTGCGGGAAACTACGCCATGCCGAAGGACATCGAGCGGATCAGGCAGAAACTCGGCCTGAACGAGCCCATGCACGTCCAGTTCGGCAAGTGGATCTGGCGAGTCGCACACGGGGATTTGGGCGATTCGATCTTTTCAGAAATGCCGGTTACAAAGCTTATCGGCCAGCGGATGGAACCCACCCTCTCCCTTGCCGTGGCGAGCATGCTGGTGGCTGTTCTCCTGGCAGTGCCCATGGGGATCCTGGCGGCGTGGAAGGCAGGGACCTGGATAGACTATGTGGTGATGATCTTTGCGGTGCTGGGGTTTTCCATCCCTGTTTTTGTGATCGCCTACATACTGATCTTCGGGTTTTCCATCCACATCCCGATTTTCCCGGTACAGGGCTTTGTCAGTATCAGAGAGGGGTTGTTGCCCTTTCTCCGGAGCATCACCCTGCCGAGCCTCGCCTTGGGTCTGATCTACGCGGCCCTCATTGCAAGGATCACGCGGGCCAGCCTTCTTGAGGTATTGGCCGAGGACTACATCCGTACGGCTCACGCCAAGGGCCTCAGTGCCGGAGTCGTCATGCTGCGGCATGCTTTGAAGAACGCCTCGGTACCGATTGTGACCATCATAGGGGTGGGTATCGCCCTGCTCATCGGCGGTGTGGTGGTGACCGAAAGCGTCTTCAACATCTCGGGCCTCGGGCGGCTGGTGGTGGACTCCGTTCTGGCCCGGGACTATCCCGTGATCCAGGGGATCACACTGATGTTCTCGGGCATATACCTCCTGGTCAACCTGATTGTGGACATCTCCTATACGTTTCTGGATCCCCGTATCCAGTACTAG
- a CDS encoding ABC transporter permease gives MVAQPGDILLEEAQLDAGAGPWARFWDFARRNPTVVGGGMVLILMVGLTLASPYISSDPLALNPIDRLRPPSGEHWFGTDNLGRDIYSRTLHGGRISLTVGISVAILASVVGLLVGLISGYSRTLDSIIMRLMDGLMAIPDILLAVTLVAITSASIENVVMAIAIPQVPRVARLVRSIVLTIREQPYVEAAVSIGTRVPKMLFRHILPNTMAALLVQVTYAFAEAVIMEALLGFIGAGTPPEIPSWGNIMAGGRVYFQLAPWIIFFPGTFLTLTVLAVNVMGDGLRDMLDPRLARQM, from the coding sequence ATGGTTGCACAACCGGGTGACATTCTCCTTGAGGAGGCACAACTCGATGCCGGAGCCGGGCCATGGGCCCGGTTTTGGGATTTTGCGCGGCGCAACCCCACGGTGGTCGGGGGAGGGATGGTCTTGATCCTGATGGTGGGCCTGACCCTGGCATCTCCCTATATCAGCTCCGATCCCCTGGCGCTCAACCCGATCGACCGTCTCAGACCGCCCTCGGGAGAGCACTGGTTCGGTACGGACAACCTCGGACGTGACATCTACAGCCGCACGCTCCACGGGGGCCGGATCTCCCTGACGGTGGGCATAAGTGTGGCCATACTGGCCAGTGTCGTCGGCTTGCTGGTTGGATTGATCTCCGGCTACAGCCGCACCCTCGATTCGATCATCATGCGACTTATGGACGGCTTGATGGCCATCCCGGATATTCTGCTCGCAGTTACCCTGGTTGCCATCACCAGTGCGAGTATCGAAAACGTGGTAATGGCCATCGCGATCCCCCAGGTGCCCCGCGTGGCTCGCCTGGTAAGAAGCATAGTGCTGACCATCCGGGAGCAGCCCTATGTGGAGGCTGCGGTCTCTATCGGCACGCGTGTTCCGAAGATGCTCTTCCGTCACATTCTGCCCAACACCATGGCTGCGCTCCTCGTGCAGGTGACCTACGCCTTCGCAGAGGCTGTGATCATGGAAGCCCTTCTCGGTTTCATCGGAGCGGGCACGCCTCCTGAAATCCCCAGTTGGGGCAACATCATGGCCGGCGGGCGGGTATACTTCCAACTGGCACCCTGGATTATCTTCTTCCCCGGCACCTTCCTGACCCTGACCGTGCTTGCGGTCAACGTGATGGGTGACGGCCTGCGAGACATGTTGGATCCACGGCTGGCACGGCAGATGTGA
- a CDS encoding ABC transporter ATP-binding protein produces MAKPSLSDNPVLEVDDLRVRFYTRDGVVRAVNGVSFYLNRRETLGVVGESGCGKSVMALSIMGLIPQPPGRIESGTINLEGRNLLALPEEEMRKVRGNEISMIFQEPMTSLNPVLTVGFQIAESLMLHQGLSKKEAFERVVEFLELVRIPEPARRAREYPHQMSGGMRQRAMIAMALSCNPKVLIADEPTTALDVTIQAQILKLMQQLKDRIETAIIMITHDLGVIAEVAERVLVMYVGLKVEEAPVCELFEQPMHPYTQGLMASIPRIDEAPGAEKDVRLDEIPGIVPSLRRDIVGCPFAPRCGFVRYRCRREAPPLVEKAPGHWVACWETERVRSDSHG; encoded by the coding sequence ATGGCTAAACCGTCATTGTCTGACAACCCCGTCCTTGAGGTGGACGACCTCAGGGTTCGGTTCTACACCAGGGATGGTGTGGTGCGGGCTGTCAACGGGGTGTCGTTCTACTTGAATCGCCGCGAGACTCTGGGGGTAGTGGGAGAATCCGGTTGCGGCAAGAGTGTCATGGCCCTTTCGATTATGGGCCTCATCCCCCAGCCGCCGGGCCGCATCGAGAGCGGGACGATCAATCTCGAAGGCCGCAACCTCCTCGCCCTGCCTGAGGAAGAGATGCGCAAGGTCCGGGGCAACGAGATCTCCATGATATTCCAGGAACCGATGACTTCCCTCAATCCGGTGCTGACTGTGGGCTTTCAGATCGCCGAATCCCTGATGCTCCATCAGGGGCTTTCGAAGAAAGAGGCCTTTGAAAGGGTGGTGGAATTCCTGGAACTGGTTCGCATCCCTGAGCCTGCAAGGCGGGCACGGGAGTATCCCCATCAAATGTCAGGTGGTATGCGCCAGCGCGCAATGATAGCCATGGCCCTTTCGTGTAACCCGAAAGTCCTGATCGCCGATGAACCGACCACGGCCCTGGACGTTACCATCCAGGCCCAGATCTTGAAACTCATGCAGCAGCTCAAGGATAGAATCGAGACGGCGATCATCATGATCACTCACGATCTGGGCGTTATTGCGGAGGTGGCTGAGAGGGTTCTAGTCATGTACGTGGGCCTCAAGGTGGAAGAGGCCCCGGTGTGCGAGCTTTTTGAGCAACCCATGCATCCGTACACCCAGGGTCTCATGGCCTCCATCCCGCGTATCGACGAAGCGCCAGGGGCAGAGAAAGACGTGCGTCTCGACGAAATTCCCGGCATCGTCCCCTCCTTGAGGAGAGACATCGTAGGGTGTCCCTTTGCACCGAGATGCGGTTTTGTCAGGTATCGGTGCAGGCGGGAGGCGCCGCCCCTCGTAGAGAAGGCTCCGGGCCACTGGGTCGCCTGCTGGGAGACCGAACGTGTGAGGTCCGATTCCCATGGCTGA
- a CDS encoding dipeptide ABC transporter ATP-binding protein → MLAGRETEPILEVRDLKKYFALRGGVLFRPVGQVLAVDGVSFTIEHGETLGLVGESGCGKTTVGKTVLRLIEPTAGTIRLKSKDITHVKGEELRAARREMQIIFQDPYSSLNPRLSAREIVGEPLENYGLARGKEKEERVEALLSRVGFRREDMSKHPHEFSGGQRQRIGIARALALNPSLVVADEPVSALDVSIQAQVINLLMDLQEEFHLTYLFISHDLAVVKHISHRIAVMYVGKVVEIAEKKSLFTRPLHPYTRALLAAVPIPNPRAGHEIAVLEGDVPSPINPPGGCRFHTRCPYVEKRCRSEEPLLREVEPGHLVACHLDF, encoded by the coding sequence ATGCTTGCCGGCAGGGAGACAGAGCCTATCCTGGAGGTGAGAGATCTCAAGAAGTACTTCGCCCTCCGGGGCGGAGTGCTGTTTCGTCCTGTTGGCCAGGTCTTGGCTGTGGACGGGGTCTCTTTCACGATTGAACACGGCGAAACGCTCGGCCTCGTGGGGGAGAGCGGGTGCGGCAAGACCACGGTGGGCAAGACCGTTCTGAGATTGATCGAACCCACGGCGGGTACCATCAGGCTGAAATCGAAGGATATCACCCATGTCAAGGGAGAGGAGCTCCGGGCGGCCCGTCGTGAGATGCAGATCATTTTCCAGGACCCGTACTCTTCCCTGAACCCCCGCTTGTCGGCCAGAGAGATCGTGGGAGAGCCCCTCGAGAACTACGGCCTCGCCAGAGGCAAGGAGAAGGAGGAACGGGTCGAGGCCCTGTTGAGCCGTGTAGGTTTCCGCCGTGAGGATATGTCCAAACACCCCCACGAGTTTTCCGGAGGACAGAGGCAGCGGATCGGAATAGCAAGGGCTCTCGCCCTGAACCCGAGCCTCGTCGTTGCCGACGAGCCGGTCTCGGCCCTGGACGTTTCGATCCAGGCCCAGGTTATCAACCTCCTCATGGATCTGCAGGAAGAATTTCACCTCACCTATCTTTTTATCTCCCACGACCTGGCAGTGGTCAAACATATCAGCCACAGGATCGCGGTGATGTACGTGGGGAAGGTCGTGGAGATCGCCGAAAAGAAGAGCCTCTTTACCAGGCCTCTCCATCCATATACCAGGGCCCTTCTCGCGGCCGTGCCCATCCCGAATCCCAGGGCCGGCCACGAGATCGCGGTCCTTGAGGGCGATGTGCCGAGCCCCATAAACCCGCCTGGGGGCTGCCGTTTTCATACACGGTGTCCGTATGTGGAGAAACGGTGTCGCTCGGAGGAACCTCTCCTCAGGGAGGTGGAGCCGGGCCACCTGGTGGCGTGCCATCTTGATTTCTGA